AGGTACTGCCACTCATTTATTATATCATAGCAATTCTAGGCATACTTTATGAGATTGATGTGAGATTAGTATATGATAATTTTGTGTTCTACTATATGCAAAATATTTCAGAAGCTTAATTACATGATAACATTTGCATCAAATGTTTTCGTGTCAATATTTCAAACCCTCCAAAATAGGCTGATTCTATAACATAACCCGTGTGGTGAACAATGATATATTGTTCTCCATTGACCAATATACTAATTTaaaacttttggaccctttcgGATGACCAAAGTTTTCCGCCACGAGTTCTTTAACTGCATAAGCTTCTCATTCAATTCCAATCTTCATTGTTATGGATATTTATGAAGGAAAACGGCTAAAGAGCATCGTCTGTAAACGAGTAAATTCTTTTATACAGTTTTTCGAAGTTAGTCATTTGCATCTACACAATGTTATTTTTAGCCCTGATGCATTATTTTTGTCTATTAGATGCAAGTTTAATATGGCCGTAGTGGTCTATGATTTATAGCTCAGATGTGTTTTCCTTGTTGCAGAACTTTGTGGGGTTGTCAGTTTCTGATGGTTATATTGCTACAGGCTCAGAGACTAATGAGGTAATTTAGACAAACATCTTTACTTTACCCCATGCGCAGGTTGTTCACATCTTGCTTCTATCATGCTACGACCAGTGAAcccaaatttcaattttcttacaTTCACCGGAAAACTGTATTTTGGGTTCAAAGGAGGGCTAATATGAGAGGATGAACTTTCGTTGTCGGTATGGGGTCGAAAAATGTATAGTTAGAGGTTTCCAAAGCTTTGTTctaaaaatttaagaaaaatgaCCTCTTATGGTTgtaaaaattaggaagaaacaTGCTTTGAGAATAGCAAATCAGCTAGCTACGTAGTTTTCTTTGGTGTCACTGTTCTAGTGAGTAGTGACTCGTTTAAAAAGAATGTGATGTGGTGGTTGAAAAGATAAGGTAAATTGCAGAAGTTACCTATGCAAGCCTAAGAAGGATCTTACCTATCTGTTTAGTAATCAAATGTCTCGTACAAAAACTGTCATACGAATTTTGAACAGACAATGCAATCTGTTTTTATTcatatttaatgaacaatgaTTATGTGCTTTGATTCATCAGGTTTTCATCTACCACAAGGCTTTTCCAATGCCAGCATTGTCGTACAAGTTTCAGAACACAGACCCACTTTCCGGCCAGGACACAGATGACGCTGCACAGTTTATCTCTTCCGTTTGTTGGCGAGTCCAAACCTCCACTTTAATTGCTGCAAATTCGACCGGGAATATAAAAATTTTGGAGATGGTTTGATGGTCTCCAAGGAAATTCTTGAATCTGGCAGGATATATGGGGTGTTGAGAAGAAAATGAGGTAAAAGAATGTTATGCCAGAGAAGCTTGTTAGCTCATAGGGGCTTTAGAAGGTGATAGGAATTCAATGTTTGCAAGCAAGATTGCAAATTTTGGTATTAGATGATGGCGGGATAAGTGGTTAATGTGAAAAGTGAGAATGTTCTTGTTGAAATGCAATGTGTAGATAGAAAtttaagggaagtaggaaggtaCAAAAATTGGTATTTCTGTATAATTTGTAACACAATTCAAATCAATTTATATACTATAAGAGTTTTCGAATTCTTCTCTTTCGTTGTTTGTCTTCTAAAATGGTGATCAAAGGCACCATTTGGTATTTGTAAgcgaaattttatttgaacttatATAACCTCTAtctttatataattatattgcATGATTACCAACAAGTACAAGAtacaattaataataaaaataaggtTTATCAATAAATCCACACCCAATAATCAAACCTTAACAAAAAATGACAGCATCCAGTACAAATcatgttattaaaaaaatgatcaGCAATacaatttttatgtttatgttcATACTTCTTTCTCTTataccaaaaattaaaatattcaaTACAAATAAACAAGAAGTTTTCTCTTATACTAGTTATACAATTTAGTGGTATTCCACTTTACTTTCATAGGTTCAATGTTCAGTAATGGCAAAttccaaccccccccccccaattcttAAATTACGCAGTTCAACAAAATTCTTGTATCATAGTTGACTTATTGTGTGAATTAATGCAAATTAACTACCTTTGGTGTAATAATAATgatcttgggagcagcctctccataaatgggggtaaggctagccgacattcacctctcccagaccctgcgtaaagcgggagccttgtgcacttgGTACGACCGAGTGTAATAATAATGATGTATTGAAAAAATACTTGACCAATTTAAAGCAGTAAGCAATTTACtcgaaaaattcaaattcaaataccATATCTTAAATAGACTCTCCATTtgttcagaaaaaaaaagaaagaaaaagattcTCCCAAATGGACCAATTCTTTTTCATTTCGGTTAATGAGGTTTTGGTCATGCATGTTCATGTTTTTATTACCAGTTCTGtccttttaaaatttgattttgttttaaatttagtaaaaaattattcaaatgaaagttttattttttatgatttataattttttttacatatctATGTTTATTCTTGGttattaaatttaataaatcAACTGGGGAACAAAGAACAAACATAAGTGTGCATAAGAAGAACAGAAGTGTATAAAaatcatttctcttttcttacgagattattgttttgtttggacatgcttttaaaatgattaaaattgCTTTTTGTGAAAttgattttgggttttgaaaacattttaagtgttttttgaaAGAAGCATAAAGCATGaaacactttaaaatactttCTCAGGattctcttcaatttttacTGAGAATTGGTTTCAAAAGTAtttcaccaaaaacgtttttagttattttaaaaacacctCCAAACTAGGGAAAgagaaaaaacaaatttgaacgcAATAGATCGATTAACAAACCTAATTCACTACAACATTTACATTTTTAAAATGGAGGCTCAATGATGGAAGTCCGGCCACCCATTTCttaattaaaactgatttgttcTTGATTTCTTTTAATCTGGATTCTGGAAGGGTCGGTCAAAACCGTCGATATCTTCTGCCACCCAATTTGATGTAAACACCACAATTAAAGgtataataattattttaagaTTTGGTTAACAATAGAAGATTATCCTCACCTACCTTAGAGTCTAGTCAGCACTATGTCACTATCATTCGTCACCATTCACTACTAATGCTTAAATTGCTTTTGTCAATTTCTCATTTTCATTGCCCAACAAAAGTTAGGTAAATTTCAGATACGTCAATGACATTTTAGGTCAAGCAGAAGGAGTCGGTCTAGTGAAAGCGAGTAAAAGTTTGGAATTCGCATGTCATTTATTACTTTTTGAGTCTGCTTTGGGGTAGTGTTTAACTAGGAGACCGAAAGACGATATTACCTCACGCGTTACTGAAGTTGCATGACGAAAGAAATTAATATGTCATTTATATGTGGTGACATACACCTCCTATATTCAAAACGACTTACCTAAAACTTCGAGAATTTGAACCACTCGACAGGTGTTCGAGCAACACAAGGGAGTAAAAAAAATAACGACGGAGGAGGTAATCACCACAAAGAACATCAAAGTTGTGGAGAAGATTTATCCAAAAGGATAAGAGAAGCAGGGTGGGGGAACAGCAAGAGCATACAACATATAATAATGTATGATTGTAAAGTTGCAGATATAGATCAACCTACAGAAACAATGACAACGACCAAACACCTGTTTGCTTTCAACAATGCGGCAACCTATGGATACGCTCAAGGGGACACTAATCTTAATCTTCCTCATCAACCTTAATTCCATCAAACTTAAGCATAAAAAATGGACGACCCTTTAAATTCCCAACTGCTGTCTTATACTGTTGATACAAGTATGACTCTCTTCTTTTTCGTTCACTAATTCAATTTCCAAGAATGTCAACACAATCTATTTACACTGGTTTTGACCAAACTTGGCTGTCAAGGTAAGCCTACCCACGAGGTGGCGAAGCCTGTCGGCGCCTGGACTTGGTTTGATCTTGTTCGGGTTACCAACCCTGGAGCATTTCGGTTTGCCAGCACACCAACCGCCGGGAGTGAAGCTCTCTTTTCTTCGGTGAAGTAATTCCTTGTCGATCCTGTCCAGGACGGGGTCGTCGTGCCTGAATTTTCGAGCAAAGGCAGCACCACTTGCAATCATCTTGTTTGTGTCATTAATGTTGAGGGTATGAGGATGCTGCTTGGGAGGAATGTCCCAAGAAATGTAGTGCAAATCATGGTTGACGGCAGTTTTAGCAAACTCCGGCTCATTGCATAAAACAGTGTGAAAGTAGCCTTCTGGCGAAGAAACAAAGTTTGTGTAGTACATGAGAAGGGTCCTCGGAAGATTGTCCCAACCCCAAACGCAGTACTCAACGAACCAGCGTGATAAGACCATCCATGCCGAACCTGCAACAGAGGTGCATGTTAATTGATTGTCCAAAACAAAGACCAAAACTGGCAATGCAGGATGAAATAATATATCCGAAGTTACAGCCAACACTATTGGTTTTATCCGGAGAGAAAACAAACAACTCTATATCAATAGGAGAGCTACGGATCAGCTAATTTAGTCTGCTCACTAAAATtgttcgaagtaaaaatatctAGTTTTCAAATTGGTTCGCTGATCCAATGTGAAATatcaaaattacaaaatttcaTCCCCTGAAAATAACCCCTAGGCTTTCCAGTAAACCTTTGCCTTGGACAAACGCAGTTACAAGTTACAAAAAAGGTTACAAACAATGAGATTATTGCAGCAAGTTGCATGCTTACGTAAATCCCCCAAACGGTTCACTAAGTATTCCAGCAACCAGGCTATTTCTTCTCAGCAGAAGAAAGAACAAACTAGGCAACAACATACAATATCATTAATCAAAACATACAGTTCACTGAATTTCCCATGTTCAGATTCATCAGTTAAGTCTTCTCTACATGAAGATTTTGAATTTGCCAGGTTAAAAATTTTGTGAGTGACCAGAGAACTAATTAAAATACTCACCAGTAAACAATTTAAACGAAGTGGGCAATGTTCGCCGCGGTGTAACCCAAAATACATCTTGTTTTTTCACTGAGTAGAGACCAGGGTCTAAAATCAAAGGCATTGCTCGTTTATCCCTGGAAGACAAAAGTTAAAATAGCATTAGTGATAGTAATAAATATGTAAACAATCTGTATATGTCCACAGAGAGAGAACTCACTCCTTCCAGCCAAGTTGGCTTGTGTGCTCAATGAAATTCAGATTTCGGTTTAAAGTTGAAAAAGTGTTAATAAGATCtgccaaaaacaaatcaaacagTTTCTTTTAGCACAAAAGCTCACATTTTAAGAAAAGTTTACAACTGTAATTGATATGGACTTACCATCTTGAGTAACAAGCGGATAATCTGAGGCGCTGAGATTGATAAACCAATCCCAATCCTTACTCCTCCTGAGAAGAATTGCGCAGGCATGAAGAGTATTAGCAACCATTGTTGGTCCTCTGTAAGTTACCATATTAGCTTTCTTGatcatgaaaacattcccaacTGTATTAAAGAGAGTCTCGTTGTCCACTCGCGaagcaagctccaatctttctgCTAACGGTGACTCAAGGTCTAAATGAAGAACATATTGATTCAATGGATGGTAAAGCGCTTTGAGAGTTCTCCAAAGCTTTTCCAAATCCCCCTTTGACCCGGAAATTAGATAAGCAAAGCGGGGAATCGATGGCACTGTAGGAGGGGGTGGACCTTGTGAAACTATAGTCTCAGCAAAAGCTGGACTAGATTGGTTTGTTACCACCCTAGATGGTAAAAAGGAAAAGATCGAATTGATTGCTTGTCGTGAAGATACGAGACCCAAGTTCATGGAGGTGGCTAGAAGGAATATGCATATGACAGAACTTATGAGAAGAGGGAATAGCCATTTCTTCTCCATTGCGGACCCCATTACCAGACCTTAAGATGGGTTGTTCCAATCAAAAACTATTGCCACATAATCATTTTGCTCAACTGACCATGCACGCTCGCGGATTTAAACAACGCCGATGAGATGCAGATTGAGACTCCTTTCTCAATAATATTCCAAAATCCAGACTTTTGAAACAGCTGTTGAATCAAACACCAAATATTAAAACGTATGCATTTGATTCATAAGTTGTAGCTTATAACTCTGGTAAAACAAAGAATATTGGAGCTTTGCCGTATCAATTTAGCAGAAGTATTAGTGCTAAAAACTGCCAAAACAacacttattttataaaattataatcaaGCAAGCAAAAAGCAATAGCAGAAGAGACACAATTGAAGCATAAGAAAATCGGCAAAGGAACAACAGAGGATTCAagcaaacaaaatcagaaatatataattaaagaaTTGCTTGTAACCTTGTTTCCAATGAGTCAATACCAAAAAAAACCATCAGATATGTGCGTTGACAATGACACAATCAGCTGCAAAAAACTGTGTCTAATCAGAAGAAAATTCCTAATTTTGTATCCCAAATAACAGAATGCAATATCGGCGGAGAGTCAAAGAAAAACACAACCCTATTGATTCAGTcatgcaaaacaaagaaaccccAGATCAGAATATTGCAGTTCTGTGTAATCCAACCAAAACAGAGAATCAGATGTCACATACCAGGGCAGCTGAATCGTGAGCtcaaaaatggaaaataaataaaacccagaAAAGTTGGTATGCGTTTCGATACAAAGATGTAAACTTTAGTGAGAGAGAGGGATGTGAGAGAAGGAGTAGAACCTGTTGATTCTTTTTCTGGTGGAGAAGATGAAGAGCGTCCGTGCACGTTGAGGAATAAAtaaatggaaaaacaaaaacaggatttggagagagagagagagacaaaatcatgcgagaggagagagagagtggggaAGTGGGGAGATTGATTGTATTTTATAGGGAATGaatgtctttctctctcccctgGGCTCGGAGACTCAGGGGCTTCGGTTTTGCTGGGTCTCCTGTATCTGGGATTCACCAACACGGCAACTGATTTCAACTGCTTTCCATCTCTTATTTTATCTgctgttgtttttgtttctcaGTTACAATCTCTGCGGTTTCATTCCGCTCTCCCTTTGCTGTTTtgctgttttatttattttttttttgagaaacggTAGCGTTTTTATTAGATTGCTAATAACAACTACAATCTTTGTGAATAACGTCACATATAATATCGGGAGGTTCATCAAACCAACGAAAATCAGTTTTTTGTTTCaatatttttctcatcaattTGTAATTTTAAGTTGTAATTGCTAATTAGTGTGGTGATTCCATGTGGGGGAAAGTAATGCTGATCAAGGGCTGTCGTTTGTCATGAATTGAGTGTTGGATTTAATTTGTTATATTTGCCATAAATTTCATCTATCTTTCATATGGTAGAATTAAGGAGGATAAATGATTGTTTATTTGGTCAAACCAATATCATTAATGATGAAAGAAGGCAGTTACAAATAATGACCCATTTAAGGAGAATTCAAGGTACAAGCATCTTTAATggagatgttaaaatttaaatataaaatttagagTTGACCGTCTATATAATATTTTGATATCTTTTAAAGTTTTGATATTCATTTGATATGTtatattaaactattattttattacattaaACTATTCTAATTaatgttttaaaacaaaaaaataataataaccaataaaaatgtatttaataaccaatttaaaaaaattgaagctgCTGTCAATTTTGACAGCAACGGTGAGAGTTACCAATCCATATCATGCCACATCCGATTTGGCGTTTCTATTGAAAAACATTGTTGCTGCCTTGTTTTTACTATTACTGCTGATTTGGACACTTCGACGTCTCATTTGGAAACACTCTAATTTGTTCGGTCAAACTAAAATCTTTAATCTTCTATTAACATATTCGCTTGTAGCGAGTGCATCTTTGCTGACCTTTCCTCTTGGTTACCGTTAGATTAGTTTGGTTAATTAATCTAAGAAAcgaattttgaaatttatatgtggagcaaaaaataatcaagaaaaatatggaggcgacTTGTGGATTTTTTggttaaaaggacaaaattaccctcaagaAACACCGGAACTCCTACGTGCGAacagtggacaatcatccctcaatcaagtcaaaagtgcccaaaatggatatttatttaaaacctatttcattcatcctcatcatatcttctccacaaggAAACCCCCAAATCTTtcctttcaaattatattaattagctaattaattgatttattattcaattaatttattaattagctaCAAATCATGAATCTCACCAAAAAAACCATTCAAGTGGCCGGTCCATCTCCTCTCAAAGGGGCCAGCCATACCCCTATATAAACAccctcattttctccaaaactcaatttcaattctcttgctaaactctctaaattctccaaacatttcccctcaaaattctaacttttacATCGGAGGTTTTTTGACCAAAGATTCATCGTGGGCGAGCGAGGCACTtgaccttgacctaaggtgttatttgttttgtaggtgcaattttgtccaagagcaaggaggaagaaatttgcaccCACATTATATTAATCTAATGGCAATCAatgagagggggggggggaggggtgaGCATCACCCTCACTATAGGGGTGAACAAAAATTTATAAGTGTTTTTACTTTTAGTATTTTTACTATAAACATGACGAAATTTAACTAGAAATTCAAGCacttctggaaaaaaaaaaattttggttgACATATAAAACCTCTAGTCCTGAAGGAACCAGGGTGCATTTAGAAGGTTTGGCTTCAATCTAAGGGGTTTAATGAAGAAATATTGGGGTATCTCTAAAGTTAAAGAGTCAATATAacttttgacttcaaatttaACTCAACTTCTCTTCAATGCATCAGAACATTTGTAGTCATATATAACTCAGGGTCAAATATGATTCACAGAATTAAATGCAATGTCATATTTAATTCTTTATGTGACTCTAAGCTCTTCTATATTATGCTGGAAAAAATTAGGATAAGTTGTTAACGATATATACTTTGTATAGAAATAGATAGTGTTCATACTATTGATTGTTTTGAGCCATTTTAAACCCAAATTAGTTTACCTATTTGTTTATATCCAATGATAGAAATATTtgttcagaaaaaaaaagagaaaatgataGAAATATTTTGTTTGGTGGTTTTCCAATATCTGCCACTAGGAGCAAAGTTTATGCAATGATTTATGAAGTTTGGTAAAATTGCatataatgtcacatcccggttcGAGGTGGATCACTTTTCAGGCCCGCtccaccatcgtagcacgatattattcattttgggccccgaccacgccctcatggttttgtttttgggaactcacgagtaacttcccagtgggtcatccatcatgggagtgttctggccaccttctcgcttaacttcagagtttcgacggaacccaaagctagtgagctcccaaagagtcttgtgctaggtagggatgagaatatacatttaaggatcacttctctgggcgatgtgggatgttacaatccacctcccttaggggctcgacgtcctcgtcggcacacttccggctagggattggctctgataccatttgtcacatcccggcccggggcggaccatTTCCtgagcccgctccaccaccgtagcacgatattgtccgttttgggccccgaccatgccctcacggttttgtttctgggaactcacgagcaacttccccgtgggtcacccatcatgggagtgctctgactaccttctcgcttaacttcggagttccgacggaacccgaagccagtgagctcccaaaaggcctcgtgctaggtagggatgtgaatatacatttaaggatcgctttcttgagcgatgtgggatgttacatataAAGTCAGATTTTGGAGTGGAAAAGTATGCTGCTAATAATATTATGAAGGATTAAACTCTAAAATTtgacaaataaatcaaataaccaatgaaattttatttttaagaaaatgaACAAGACAACTAATCAGGCAGTGGGATATTGCTAACTCTTCATTGACTTTCTACTTATTTGATTTatgaatttcttttctttttcttttctttttttttgcctCAAATATGACA
This window of the Malus domestica chromosome 03, GDT2T_hap1 genome carries:
- the LOC103427326 gene encoding beta-glucuronosyltransferase GlcAT14A-like, with amino-acid sequence MGSAMEKKWLFPLLISSVICIFLLATSMNLGLVSSRQAINSIFSFLPSRVVTNQSSPAFAETIVSQGPPPPTVPSIPRFAYLISGSKGDLEKLWRTLKALYHPLNQYVLHLDLESPLAERLELASRVDNETLFNTVGNVFMIKKANMVTYRGPTMVANTLHACAILLRRSKDWDWFINLSASDYPLVTQDDLINTFSTLNRNLNFIEHTSQLGWKEDKRAMPLILDPGLYSVKKQDVFWVTPRRTLPTSFKLFTGSAWMVLSRWFVEYCVWGWDNLPRTLLMYYTNFVSSPEGYFHTVLCNEPEFAKTAVNHDLHYISWDIPPKQHPHTLNINDTNKMIASGAAFARKFRHDDPVLDRIDKELLHRRKESFTPGGWCAGKPKCSRVGNPNKIKPSPGADRLRHLVGRLTLTAKFGQNQCK